The following proteins come from a genomic window of Aspergillus luchuensis IFO 4308 DNA, chromosome 3, nearly complete sequence:
- a CDS encoding 3CxxC-type zinc finger protein (COG:S;~EggNog:ENOG410PQ0F;~InterPro:IPR027377;~PFAM:PF13695) has protein sequence MPSRKSKSNPKSNLPRNRWSMYPALHSDVLNHLSSSLPITSLTFHPFDDATSSRKEYDTNIMGRFVCSNDSCTSTGWTSKKIAITIRLYSGDEYNARVYHQRCKKCNSLSRPFLDEDSYAERIAYRMKKWYGVDVERPVYDERKRTKPHNRELCEGCKAGRCSFAEGVWDEDDSW, from the coding sequence ATGCCCTCCCGCAAATCCAAATCCAACCCCAAATCCAACCTCCCCCGCAACCGCTGGTCCATGTACCCAGCCCTGCACAGCGACGTCCTCAACCACCTGagctcctccctcccaatcACCTCGCTAACCTTCCATCCCTTCGACGAcgccaccagcagcagaaaagAATACGACACGAACATCATGGGCCGTTTCGTCTGCTCAAACGACTCATGCACGTCAACCGGCTGgacgagcaagaagatcgCCATTACGATCCGGCTGTACTCAGGGGACGAGTACAATGCAAGGGTGTATCATCAGCGCTGTAAGAAGTGTAATTCGCTTAGTCGGCCATTTTTGGACGAGGACAGCTATGCGGAGAGGATTGCGTATCGCATGAAGAAGTGGTATGGGGTTGATGTGGAGAGGCCTGTGTACgatgagaggaagaggactaAGCCGCATAATAGGGAGTTGTGTGAGGGGTGTAAGGCTGGGAGGTGTTCGTTTGCGGAGGGGGTgtgggatgaggatgatagTTGGTAA